A genomic stretch from Edaphobacter aggregans includes:
- a CDS encoding YceH family protein, giving the protein MKLDPVQTRVLGSLIEKEITTPENYPLSLNALINACNQRSSRDPVLELTEDEVRQALHTLADLNLTSTVHDSRVPKYEHRIRTVLNLRRDETAVLCLLMLRGPQTPGELRSRADRLYTFDDIGAVQSTLDRLASRPSAEEDPSNPTATGPLTTILPRQPGSRESRHAHLLGTQPEPSATQHRSVPSNADESTTLERIARMEAEIAFLSTTLQALEARVGHLESKPLSDGMQ; this is encoded by the coding sequence ATGAAGCTCGATCCCGTCCAGACCCGCGTCCTAGGCTCCCTTATCGAAAAAGAGATCACCACTCCGGAGAACTACCCACTCTCGCTGAACGCTCTCATCAACGCCTGCAACCAGCGCTCCAGCCGAGACCCTGTGCTCGAACTCACCGAAGACGAAGTCCGCCAGGCGCTCCACACCCTCGCCGACCTGAACCTTACCTCCACCGTGCACGACAGCCGCGTCCCCAAGTATGAGCACCGCATCCGCACCGTCCTGAACCTGCGCCGCGACGAGACCGCCGTCCTTTGCCTCCTGATGCTGCGCGGCCCCCAAACCCCTGGCGAACTCCGCAGCCGCGCCGATCGTCTCTACACCTTCGACGACATCGGCGCCGTCCAGTCCACGCTCGACCGCCTCGCCTCTCGCCCATCCGCCGAAGAAGATCCCTCCAACCCCACCGCCACCGGCCCGTTGACCACGATCCTCCCACGCCAGCCTGGCTCGCGCGAATCCCGCCACGCCCATCTCCTCGGCACCCAGCCTGAGCCATCAGCCACGCAGCATCGCTCCGTTCCCAGCAACGCAGACGAGTCCACCACCCTCGAACGCATCGCCCGGATGGAGGCCGAGATCGCCTTTCTTTCCACCACGCTTCAGGCGCTCGAGGCCCGTGTCGGTCACTTGGAATCCAAGCCTTTAAGCGACGGGATGCAATAA
- a CDS encoding DUF882 domain-containing protein: MRISFKRSVTVVVATAAVLFGLSGLVKAAEDRATTGTSTLAGAAEQYHLRLHHLHTGESIDVVYRVGDTYVPAGLDKLNHFLRDHRTQDVSSYDPKEFDVLHALMAKLGKPNGVIDIVCGYRTPWSNAFLRQGRASSGVAEHSQHMLAKAIDIRVPGVATTTLRDAALSLHAGGVGYYPVNEFVHVDVGPVRQWSYGLASHRAVAHDSVRPARWSGRGATAGE; encoded by the coding sequence ATGCGGATCTCTTTTAAACGAAGCGTAACGGTAGTTGTTGCGACGGCGGCGGTGTTGTTTGGCTTGAGCGGCCTGGTGAAGGCGGCAGAGGACCGGGCAACCACTGGGACAAGTACGCTGGCTGGCGCGGCGGAACAGTACCATCTGCGGCTGCATCATCTGCATACCGGCGAGAGCATTGATGTGGTCTATCGGGTGGGGGATACGTATGTTCCTGCGGGGCTCGATAAGCTGAACCACTTTTTGCGGGATCATCGTACGCAGGATGTGAGCAGCTACGACCCGAAGGAGTTCGACGTCCTGCATGCCCTGATGGCTAAGCTAGGGAAGCCAAATGGCGTGATCGACATTGTTTGTGGGTATCGGACCCCGTGGAGCAACGCGTTTTTGCGCCAGGGGCGAGCTTCGAGCGGCGTGGCTGAACATAGTCAGCATATGCTGGCCAAGGCGATCGACATTCGCGTTCCAGGTGTGGCTACGACCACGCTGCGGGATGCCGCGTTGAGCCTTCATGCCGGTGGGGTTGGGTACTATCCGGTAAACGAGTTTGTGCATGTGGATGTGGGGCCGGTGCGGCAGTGGTCTTATGGACTGGCATCTCATCGTGCTGTTGCGCACGACTCGGTTCGGCCTGCGCGTTGGTCTGGGCGTGGTGCTACGGCGGGCGAGTAA